The Paenibacillus sp. 37 sequence TGTAGTCAACACTAGAAAGGATGTGCTCATCGTTGTTCGGGTCCCATCTATAATGCGGGACAAAATGCATCTGCCCAGATGGTCAGTACCTAGCGGAAATTCGGCACTGGGTGGAAGTAAACGATCGGACATACGAACCAGCAGAGGATCGTTAGGCAATATCCAGGGTCCAATGAGAGCGATAAGGAGGAAAAACAGAATGATGCCCGCACCGAGCCACAGTAGCGGACTCAATCGAAGACTTTGGCCTCTATGAAATTCCACAAGATTCTCAAGTGATGTCCATTTCACACGTTTCTCCCCCTTCCCGAGCGAATTCGGGGATCGAGCAGACTATAACTAAGATCCACAAGCACATTGGCTGTCACAATGAATACGCCTGTCAGCAGAACATATCCCTGAATAACCGGATAGTTCCGTTGAGTGATCGCTTCCATGACCATACTTCCCAGACCCGGCCAGGCAAAAAGAGTTTCAGTCACGACTGAACCTGCCAGCAGTGCACCCAGACTCATTCCGAAAATCGTAATGACTGGCAGAAGAGCGGCACGAAGTGCATGTCTGGCGATGACCCTCCACTCCGCTATGCCTCTTGCACGAGCGGCGCGCACATATTCCTGCGATAACGCATCCAGCAGTCCCGACCGAAGCAAGCGGATGTACTCGGGGGCCATGACAAACCCCAGTGTAATCGATGGAAGAATGAGATGCCTGACGTTGCCACTGCCCATCGTAGGTAGCCAGTTTAGCTTGAAGGCAAAGGCGTAGATTAACAATAAGCCTAGCCAGAAGCTGGGGATGGAAGCTCCGATCAATGCGAATAGTCGACTGAGATGATCCGGCCATTTCCCTTTATATTTTGCACCCAATATAGCCAGCGGGACGGATATAAGCAATAACACGACAATCGCACCTGAAGTCAGCGATACTGTGGCGGGAAGTCGATCCATCATCAGGTCCCACACAGCCCGGTTATTAACAAATGACTTTCCCAGGTCGAGCTGAATCACGCCCTGAAGCCAGAGACCATACTGCTGCACAAGTGGTAAATTCAATCCAAGCTGTTCTTGCACCTGGTCCTGATCCGATTGGGAGACAGCTCCCTCGTTGGCCTTCAATATCGTAAGTACGGGATCACCTGGAGCCAGCTTCATCAGCAGGAAGGTTGCCAGGCTCAGCATTAAAAGTACAAGGATCAGCTGAATGATTCGTGAAAAGGATTGCCGAACCATGTCACTTCACATCCAGTGTATGCGTTACGATATAGAACTCCTCTGCTCCAGGTTTCCAATCGGTTACCCGCTGATTGATCCCCACCAGAATGTTGGGATTGATAATATAGGAATGAGGCAAAGCCTTGTTGATCACTGTCACTGCCTGCTGAGTAATCTCGTTTCGTTTCTCTGTATCACCTGTCTCATTCAGTTCCTTCAGAATGGGCTCCAATCCATCGACTTGAATATTGGCAGGGTTGTAAGAGCCACCCGGAACATATGCGGAATTCAGAAATGAGCCTCCGTCTCCTCTTGGGGAAGTCAAATAACTCGATGTAGACATATCCCAATCGGTATGATCTGCGATGTATACTTCAGGATATTCTACAGAAACAATTTCAATCGTAATACCCGCTTTGGCTGCTTCTGACTGAACTACCTGCGGTATCAGCGGCAGCTCGGGATTCACGCCGGTAAAAGCAATCAGTTTTAATGTCAACGGTTTTCCATCTTTTTGAAATTTCCCATCTGAGCCTTTGGTGTACCCTGCGCTTTCCAATAGCCGGAGTGCACCTGCTTCGTCCAGTTTCTGATACCCTTCTCTATTGCCAAAAGGAAGTGAAGCATTAAATGGACCATTGGCTGGTGAAGCATGACCAAGCATAATATCCTGTACAATCGAATCCCGGTCAATCAGTTTGTCCAGGGCTTCTCGAACACGGTGATCGCTGACGCTTGAACTTGCAGGATTGTAGGTAAAATAATGTGTTCTCAAGCTCGTAACCGAGCTAACGCTGAGCTCGTTGTCAGCTTCGATAGATGTCAGCATCTCTGGAGACAAATGAAATACAATGTCCGCTTGTTTGGACTGAAAAGCGAGCGTTCTGACATTGGCATCAGCATTAAATTTGAATGTAACCTCATTTAACTTGGCCTTGCCATCCCAGTAATCGTCGTTACGCACCAGATGAATTTCGCTGCCCGGTGTGAAGCTGGTAACCTTGAACGGACCGGTTCCTACCGGGGCATTGTTGAATGCCTCTTTGCCCATTTGATTCTCGGCAGCTACACTGATAATACTGGTGGTCGGATGCACCAGTTCTGTAGGAAATGCCGGGTAAGGCTCGGTTGTCGTAATTTGAAGTTGCTGTCCGTTCGCCTCCATTGAAGCGATTTTAAGAGCGGCGGCAAGTGCTTTACTGTCGGCAATGCCACGCTCAAACGATGCTTTTACCGCTTGAGCATCCAGTGGTGTTCCATCCTGAAATTGTATGCCTTCCCGAATCGAGAAGACCCATGTGCGATCATCCTTGGTTTCCCAGTCACTTGCGAGCCACGGAGAAATCTTCATATTTTCATCCAGTCGCAATAATGTTTCCGTTACACCAGCACGCAACGTAATCCACGTATTGTGCGGATCCAGCGTATCATTGGGAAGACTATGTATGATTGTAATGTCTTTAGAGACGGATGTAGCAGGCGTATTTTCCTCGCTAGATGAACCGGAGGAACGACTAGCCTGACTACATCCAGACAGAAAGGTGACCGCACATAATATCAAGATAAATCCAAAGAAGATTTTACTACGCTGTGATCGAATTCCTAAACTCATGATTTGAAAACATCCTCTCTACCCTTTAAATCCAGCGTGTGCATTTTACGGATAATAATTTTCGCTTCCTCCAAGGTGTTGTCCTGGACGAGTTCAGAACGAAATGCATCTGCTCCTTGTTGTTTCATAAATGCCCCTAATTGATGCTCAAAGTTCTGCATGAACGTTCTGGCTTGAGGCATTGGAATTTGCAAAGTTTGTCCAATATGGTATAACAGTTTTAATTTTCTGTAATCTTCATAAGGAATACGCGGAATAACCCATTTCCCTTCATGATCCAGGCTTACCTGCTGGTAAGGTACAGCTGCAAATGAACGATATTGACCCTGTTTGCCCGGGCTGGAGAAGGGATCAATGAGGAGCGAGGCGTACCTGATATACAGTAAGTACTCCTGATGAAGTTCATCAAACTGAACGAATCCCTCGATATCTGATCTGGAGAGTGACTGCTCCTGGACAGGATAGTTGTCATCATTCATAAATTTCAGCAGGTTCATCGGTTCCGCTCCAAACTTCACAAGCACGCAGGAAATTTCCTTCCACAGCCGGACCATACTGTGGATGGTGCCAGGTGTAACGGGTCCTTCCGGGTATAGTTTATACATATATTTGGTGGAACGAGTATGGCTGAAGATTTCATTTAACGAAAATGAATCCATAAAAAACGGTGGATGCACATAGGTCGTAATGCTTCTGCTTTCGGCTCCAATTGGATGCGGGGTCTGTTCAGCTTCAATGCCTAAACTGGCGAAAAAGTCTTGAAGGTGGAACAGCGTACGACTATTTGCTCGACTGGAACCCATGTGAATTTTTCTCTTCAAGCCTTTGACGATAGATTTCAGGAGAGTAGCAGCAGCCGGGTCAAATTTAGTAGCTGCATAGTATGTCGAGAAGCTGATCACTTCTATGCGATCTCTAACTGCATCGAGACTTTCTTGAACAAGCATGTTCGAGCCTATGCCCGGAGAGATGAGAATGATTCGTTTAACCTCAAGCCTGTAATCCAGCTTTAATTCACGGATGACATCAACGTAGCTGTGACAGGGAACACACAAAACAATGGTTTGCCAATCATCTTCTATCGTGTCGAATCCTGCATAAAACCTGTCCAGGCGGGCAGTTGCCGAAAGATGTCTGGCACGTTCGACCAGAACCTCTGTGGATACGTGGAATTCGTGCTCTTCAAGCTCCGTTAGAAGTCGCTCTGCGTGTATTCCCTTCCGGTTCGCCACACCGATCCGATGAGACCAACCTTTGGACAGATCCACGGCAACATGAATACCCGCCGGGCCTCCACCAACAATCAATACATTGCCTAGAGCCGATGTTTCTTGCATCTTGTCCAATCTCCTCACCTTCCCTGTATGACACTGTGCTTCGGTTCAATAATCATTGTTTCATAGAAGCCTTTCCCTGCAGAAATCGAAGTTTTTTGCCAATCGTCAGACAATTCCTCTTCAACCGGGTAATTAAAAAGTGATTTCAGTCCATTACCATAGCGCATCAAGATTCGGGTGTCGGGTTGAATTCTTCCTTTGAGATCATTCAAGATATCCAGTTTGTTGCGAACTAGAGAGGCAATGACGATATGTGTTGCTTCACTCACAAAAGACAACTCCTCGATCGGTTTTCCAGAGAAAACAATTCTGTCGGCAAGTCCCCAGGTATCGGCTACTTTTCTCCCCTTTTCAACAGCCTCTGGATCGATATCCAGACATACAATTTCTGCACCCGTTTCATGAGCAATGGTCAATGCGGAGAGAGGAAATGCACCTGAACCAATAAAAAGAACTTTGGAGCGTTGATCAAGCTGGAAATCCCGAAGCTCGCTTCGGACGGATGTGGAGAGTATTTCGATATACTCACTCACATTCAAACGATTCTCAATCGCAAGAGCAGATTGATACTTTTCCATTTCACATAACGCTTGCACAGATGTTTCGCGAAGTTGCGTGCCATATAACTGG is a genomic window containing:
- the nikB gene encoding nickel ABC transporter permease, whose product is MVRQSFSRIIQLILVLLMLSLATFLLMKLAPGDPVLTILKANEGAVSQSDQDQVQEQLGLNLPLVQQYGLWLQGVIQLDLGKSFVNNRAVWDLMMDRLPATVSLTSGAIVVLLLISVPLAILGAKYKGKWPDHLSRLFALIGASIPSFWLGLLLIYAFAFKLNWLPTMGSGNVRHLILPSITLGFVMAPEYIRLLRSGLLDALSQEYVRAARARGIAEWRVIARHALRAALLPVITIFGMSLGALLAGSVVTETLFAWPGLGSMVMEAITQRNYPVIQGYVLLTGVFIVTANVLVDLSYSLLDPRIRSGRGRNV
- the nikA gene encoding nickel ABC transporter substrate-binding protein produces the protein MSLGIRSQRSKIFFGFILILCAVTFLSGCSQASRSSGSSSEENTPATSVSKDITIIHSLPNDTLDPHNTWITLRAGVTETLLRLDENMKISPWLASDWETKDDRTWVFSIREGIQFQDGTPLDAQAVKASFERGIADSKALAAALKIASMEANGQQLQITTTEPYPAFPTELVHPTTSIISVAAENQMGKEAFNNAPVGTGPFKVTSFTPGSEIHLVRNDDYWDGKAKLNEVTFKFNADANVRTLAFQSKQADIVFHLSPEMLTSIEADNELSVSSVTSLRTHYFTYNPASSSVSDHRVREALDKLIDRDSIVQDIMLGHASPANGPFNASLPFGNREGYQKLDEAGALRLLESAGYTKGSDGKFQKDGKPLTLKLIAFTGVNPELPLIPQVVQSEAAKAGITIEIVSVEYPEVYIADHTDWDMSTSSYLTSPRGDGGSFLNSAYVPGGSYNPANIQVDGLEPILKELNETGDTEKRNEITQQAVTVINKALPHSYIINPNILVGINQRVTDWKPGAEEFYIVTHTLDVK
- a CDS encoding opine metallophore biosynthesis dehydrogenase; translated protein: MQETSALGNVLIVGGGPAGIHVAVDLSKGWSHRIGVANRKGIHAERLLTELEEHEFHVSTEVLVERARHLSATARLDRFYAGFDTIEDDWQTIVLCVPCHSYVDVIRELKLDYRLEVKRIILISPGIGSNMLVQESLDAVRDRIEVISFSTYYAATKFDPAAATLLKSIVKGLKRKIHMGSSRANSRTLFHLQDFFASLGIEAEQTPHPIGAESRSITTYVHPPFFMDSFSLNEIFSHTRSTKYMYKLYPEGPVTPGTIHSMVRLWKEISCVLVKFGAEPMNLLKFMNDDNYPVQEQSLSRSDIEGFVQFDELHQEYLLYIRYASLLIDPFSSPGKQGQYRSFAAVPYQQVSLDHEGKWVIPRIPYEDYRKLKLLYHIGQTLQIPMPQARTFMQNFEHQLGAFMKQQGADAFRSELVQDNTLEEAKIIIRKMHTLDLKGREDVFKS
- a CDS encoding nicotianamine synthase family protein, translating into MKSKYAFLLSLRSLEYEIKQLNAYAKEHEECFDLLQLKLDSLCQFMTLEENDRQWLAWGSQEEIQLYGTQLRETSVQALCEMEKYQSALAIENRLNVSEYIEILSTSVRSELRDFQLDQRSKVLFIGSGAFPLSALTIAHETGAEIVCLDIDPEAVEKGRKVADTWGLADRIVFSGKPIEELSFVSEATHIVIASLVRNKLDILNDLKGRIQPDTRILMRYGNGLKSLFNYPVEEELSDDWQKTSISAGKGFYETMIIEPKHSVIQGR